TCGGTTCACATTAGAACTCTCTTGCATCTGggattttgatatatttgttatggaCAACTTttcaatttgcaaaatttcCAAGATTTGCTTTCGAGTTGAGTTAAATATTTCCCCCGATTTCTagggttaaatataattcaaatgtcACAATTCGTGTTTACCACAGGTTCTTGAATTGGCTGGAAACGCAGCAAGGGACAACAAGAAGACAAGGATTGTGCCTCGACACATTCAGTTGGCGGTGAGGAACGATGAGGAACTGAGCAAGCTTCTTGGGGATGTGACTATTGCCAATGGTGGAGTTATGCCCAACATTCACAACCTTTTGCTTCCCAAGAAGGCTGGCGGTTCCTCAAAGCCTTCTGTGGATGAGGATTAAACTGGTGTAGAAATGAAAGATACATGACTTTGGAAAAGAAGCAGCGACTGTTTTCTGGTGCTGCAATTAGGTTATGGGAGTGTTAGTtcaattagtattttaaaattttccccCTATGTTTCTAGTTCATTTTTGCTGTCCTTTTTAAGGTTTTAGGTGTAGTTGGTGGTAGGGATTGGTTCTGTCAGATTTGTGCTTGTAAATGAATGAAGGGAACTCATGTTTCTGTTTTACTGTAATGAAAAACTAGATTTATGAGATATTGAGGTAATGGGACCTTGTTAATTTGCTAATCTTCCGTTTTTGATACTGAATTTGCTTCTTATTTCTCCATCTGGACGGTGTTTATATGATGCAATATAACTGTGGAAATTCTGCGcatgtaaatttgtttataattagTACTTTCTGTTCCTTCTTTGGCAAATGGATCGATGAAAGACTAACTGGGGCATGGCTCAGTTTGTTTTCGTATCCATGGGATTGGTAATGATCCActctattaaaatttgttgGTTATCTTCCCCTGAAATGTACCAGCAGAGAAGAGTAGGTGCAGCATAATTCATGATTTTGGTTTGGAGTTGGGGCTGCAGTGCGTAGTGAGGAGCTGCTTCATTCTCTATGGATTGTTAAAACAGTCATTCaggaaaatgaatttggtTTACTCACTTGGAACCACATTCTA
This genomic window from Sesamum indicum cultivar Zhongzhi No. 13 linkage group LG12, S_indicum_v1.0, whole genome shotgun sequence contains:
- the LOC105174810 gene encoding histone H2A.6, with translation MAGRGKTLGSGAAKKAQSRSSKAGLQFPVGRIARFLKAGKYAERVGAGAPVYLAAVLEYLAAEVLELAGNAARDNKKTRIVPRHIQLAVRNDEELSKLLGDVTIANGGVMPNIHNLLLPKKAGGSSKPSVDED